From one Gracilibacillus salinarum genomic stretch:
- a CDS encoding 3-keto-5-aminohexanoate cleavage protein: MAKKIMLTAAVTGAGDTTTKSSHVPVTPKEIADAAIASAKAGATVAHVHARDPKTGGISHDVNHYREIVDRIRDAETDVIINITSGGGGDFIPSLQTPAAGGDGTDMQTPEERHQPVGELLPEMCTLDCGSVNFGNMIYMSPTDWLRKQAKLVQEAGVKPELECFDTGHLRFAKQLIQEGLIDDDPMFQFCLGIPWGADADVETMLYMKNRLPDNAHWSAFGIGRMQLPIVMQTALLGGNVRVGLEDNIYLSKGVLARNDQLVDKAANMLHQNGIEIMTPAEAREQYGLRNPNGGGK, from the coding sequence ATGGCGAAGAAGATTATGCTGACAGCAGCAGTAACCGGCGCAGGAGACACAACGACAAAGAGTTCACATGTCCCTGTCACTCCGAAAGAAATTGCCGATGCAGCAATTGCCTCTGCAAAAGCAGGAGCAACAGTAGCCCATGTACATGCACGTGATCCAAAAACAGGTGGCATCAGTCACGATGTCAATCACTACCGTGAAATTGTAGATCGCATTCGCGACGCAGAAACAGATGTGATCATTAACATTACCTCTGGTGGAGGCGGCGATTTCATTCCGAGCTTGCAAACACCTGCAGCCGGTGGAGATGGTACCGATATGCAAACACCTGAGGAAAGACATCAGCCAGTTGGAGAATTACTCCCTGAAATGTGTACCCTTGATTGCGGATCGGTAAACTTCGGCAACATGATTTATATGAGCCCGACCGATTGGCTTCGTAAACAGGCTAAGCTTGTACAAGAAGCTGGTGTAAAACCTGAATTAGAATGTTTCGATACAGGACATCTTCGTTTTGCGAAACAATTAATCCAGGAAGGTCTGATTGATGATGACCCAATGTTTCAATTCTGCTTAGGAATACCTTGGGGAGCGGATGCAGATGTTGAAACAATGCTCTACATGAAAAATCGCCTTCCAGACAATGCACATTGGTCTGCTTTTGGAATTGGACGTATGCAGTTACCAATCGTGATGCAAACAGCATTGCTTGGCGGAAACGTAAGAGTAGGATTAGAAGACAATATTTATCTAAGTAAAGGTGTACTAGCTCGTAATGATCAGCTCGTTGATAAAGCGGCAAACATGCTTCATCAAAATGGCATCGAGATCATGACACCAGCTGAAGCGAGAGAGCAATATGGTTTACGAAACCCTAACGGAGGAGGCAAATAA
- a CDS encoding L-carnitine dehydrogenase: MAEIKKIAVIGTGVIGNGWIARFLAQGHEVIAFDPAEGAEQRTRKVIDQVWADLEKLGTAENASKERLSFVPTIEEAVKDAYLIQENVPEREQLKKDVLASIDQYAQSDAIIGSSTSGIMPSTLQAGLTHPERVMVAHPFNPVYLLPLVELVGGKETSEEALEAAKTFYASINMKPLVIRKEIEGHVADRLMEALWREALHLVNDGIVTTEEADAAIIYGAGLRWAQMGPFLTFHLAGGDQGMRHMLEQFGPALKLPWTKLEAPELTDELKEKVIEGCESHAGDTSITELEQKRNEFLVKLLDLVEDYWPESKI; this comes from the coding sequence ATGGCTGAAATCAAAAAAATAGCCGTCATCGGAACTGGCGTCATCGGTAATGGATGGATTGCGAGATTCCTTGCACAAGGACATGAAGTCATCGCGTTTGATCCTGCAGAAGGTGCAGAACAACGCACAAGAAAAGTAATCGATCAAGTATGGGCAGATCTTGAAAAATTAGGTACTGCTGAAAATGCATCAAAAGAACGTTTATCTTTTGTTCCTACGATTGAAGAAGCAGTAAAAGATGCCTATCTAATTCAAGAAAATGTACCAGAACGCGAACAACTGAAAAAAGACGTATTAGCATCCATTGACCAATATGCACAATCTGATGCGATTATTGGCTCAAGCACCTCAGGCATTATGCCATCTACTTTGCAAGCAGGGCTGACACATCCAGAACGTGTAATGGTAGCCCATCCGTTTAACCCTGTATATTTATTACCTCTAGTAGAATTGGTAGGCGGAAAAGAGACGAGCGAAGAAGCTTTAGAAGCAGCTAAAACTTTCTATGCATCGATCAACATGAAGCCACTAGTAATCCGCAAAGAAATCGAAGGTCATGTGGCGGACCGTTTAATGGAAGCATTGTGGCGTGAAGCGCTTCACCTGGTAAACGATGGCATCGTGACAACAGAAGAAGCAGATGCTGCTATTATTTATGGTGCCGGACTTCGCTGGGCACAAATGGGACCTTTCTTAACGTTCCACTTAGCTGGTGGGGATCAAGGAATGCGCCATATGCTCGAGCAATTCGGACCAGCACTTAAATTGCCATGGACGAAGTTAGAAGCGCCTGAATTAACAGATGAATTAAAAGAGAAAGTTATCGAAGGCTGTGAAAGTCACGCAGGCGATACTTCCATCACAGAATTAGAGCAAAAACGTAATGAGTTTTTAGTAAAATTACTAGATTTAGTGGAAGATTATTGGCCAGAGTCTAAAATTTAG
- a CDS encoding quaternary amine ABC transporter ATP-binding protein: MNKIEVNQLTKVFGSHPQQGLKLLKDGKQKEQILEETGMTVGVSQSSFSVKPGEIFVIMGLSGSGKSTLIRLVNRLIEPTDGEVFIDGEDITKMDKKTLTETRRQKLGMVFQKFGLLPHRNVLQNVAYGLELQGISKQEREERAKQTLQDVGLKGYEDSLPSQLSGGMQQRVGLARALTNDPDILLMDEAFSALDPIIRTEMQDELLKLQNKLGKTVLFITHDLDEALKLGDRIAIMKDGRIVQVGTAEEILENPANDYVTKFVKDVDRSKVLEASHVMKKPKVLTTYKDGPRMAVRKMEEAGVSSIFVVDKQDNYKGILTIDDAIRAHKEGMTIEEVLVEEVYTTAPTTPLDDLIGIAADTKYPIAVLEDGVLLGIISRVSILSGLVLGKEKPSEEVTS; this comes from the coding sequence ATGAATAAAATAGAAGTTAATCAGTTAACAAAAGTATTCGGTTCACATCCTCAACAAGGATTGAAACTGTTGAAAGATGGAAAACAAAAAGAACAAATATTAGAAGAAACCGGAATGACGGTAGGTGTAAGCCAATCTTCCTTCTCGGTAAAACCAGGTGAGATTTTCGTTATCATGGGTCTGTCTGGTAGTGGTAAATCAACGCTTATCCGTTTGGTAAACCGTCTGATCGAACCAACTGATGGGGAAGTATTCATCGACGGTGAAGACATTACCAAAATGGACAAAAAAACACTTACGGAAACAAGAAGACAGAAATTAGGAATGGTATTCCAGAAATTCGGTTTATTGCCACACCGTAACGTACTGCAAAACGTTGCTTACGGATTAGAGCTTCAAGGGATTTCAAAACAAGAGCGTGAAGAACGAGCGAAGCAAACACTTCAAGATGTCGGCCTTAAAGGCTATGAAGACAGTCTTCCAAGCCAGCTTAGTGGTGGTATGCAACAGCGTGTAGGTTTGGCTCGTGCTTTAACAAATGACCCCGACATCCTATTAATGGATGAAGCGTTCAGCGCATTAGACCCGATCATTCGTACCGAGATGCAAGATGAATTATTGAAACTGCAAAACAAACTAGGTAAAACCGTACTTTTCATTACACACGATTTAGACGAAGCATTGAAGCTTGGCGATCGCATCGCAATTATGAAAGATGGTCGCATTGTACAAGTTGGTACGGCGGAAGAAATCCTGGAGAACCCAGCTAATGATTATGTAACGAAATTCGTAAAAGACGTCGATCGCTCCAAAGTTCTTGAAGCATCTCACGTCATGAAAAAACCAAAAGTCCTAACAACATACAAAGACGGTCCACGTATGGCTGTCCGCAAAATGGAAGAAGCCGGTGTCTCCAGTATTTTTGTAGTAGACAAACAAGATAACTATAAAGGTATTCTTACGATCGATGACGCCATTCGCGCACATAAAGAAGGAATGACGATTGAAGAAGTACTCGTAGAAGAAGTATACACTACTGCACCAACCACTCCATTGGATGATTTAATCGGGATTGCCGCCGACACGAAGTATCCAATAGCAGTTCTTGAGGATGGCGTGTTGCTAGGTATTATTTCAAGAGTTTCTATTCTTTCTGGTCTCGTACTTGGAAAAGAAAAACCATCTGAGGAGGTGACGTCATGA
- a CDS encoding TetR/AcrR family transcriptional regulator — MSRVSRKVEILNAASKVVSERGIFELTLDAVAKQAGISKGGLLYHFPSKEALVEGMVQHLAVNYQEKIEDNAKQDPEETGRWIRSYVDVTFNQTYQNKDMNAGLLAAKAVNPDLLDPIRKLYEEWQEQIENEGIDPMKATIIRLATDGIWLAELFDIYHIEEEKKQEIYKVLLSSIDE, encoded by the coding sequence ATGAGCCGAGTTTCAAGAAAGGTTGAGATTCTAAATGCCGCTTCCAAGGTTGTAAGTGAACGCGGTATATTCGAATTAACATTAGATGCCGTTGCCAAACAGGCCGGTATCAGTAAAGGCGGATTACTTTATCATTTCCCTTCCAAAGAAGCACTTGTAGAAGGAATGGTTCAGCATCTAGCTGTGAATTATCAAGAGAAAATAGAAGATAACGCAAAACAAGATCCAGAGGAAACAGGCAGATGGATCCGTTCCTATGTGGATGTTACCTTTAATCAAACCTATCAAAACAAAGATATGAACGCAGGTCTTCTTGCTGCCAAAGCCGTTAATCCAGATTTACTGGATCCCATCCGCAAGCTATATGAAGAATGGCAAGAACAGATCGAAAATGAAGGAATCGATCCAATGAAAGCTACCATTATCCGCCTCGCGACAGATGGAATCTGGTTAGCTGAACTTTTTGATATCTACCATATCGAAGAAGAAAAAAAACAAGAAATTTATAAAGTATTGCTATCATCAATTGATGAATAA
- a CDS encoding thioesterase family protein, translating to MPNNFTYKDVVRNEWVDYNGHMNDAAYAKVFSLAVDALIDHIGLDEQARRKLSYSIFTLETHICYLQEAHETQEINVTLQLLNKDAKRLHVFFEMYAGADNQQHLIATSEQMLMGMDMEQGRPAPFPETIAEVIDTIWNDHKHLAAPKQAGRQIGIK from the coding sequence ATGCCGAATAACTTCACATATAAAGACGTTGTCCGCAATGAATGGGTGGACTATAACGGTCATATGAATGACGCAGCCTATGCGAAAGTATTTAGCCTGGCAGTAGATGCATTAATTGACCATATCGGGCTGGATGAACAAGCCCGTAGGAAGTTAAGCTATTCCATTTTTACATTAGAAACACACATCTGCTACTTGCAGGAAGCACACGAAACACAAGAGATCAACGTAACCTTACAGTTATTAAACAAAGATGCAAAACGGCTTCACGTATTTTTTGAAATGTACGCGGGTGCTGATAATCAACAGCATCTCATTGCAACCAGTGAACAAATGCTGATGGGGATGGATATGGAGCAAGGAAGACCTGCACCTTTTCCAGAGACAATAGCAGAAGTTATCGACACAATATGGAACGACCATAAACATTTGGCAGCCCCTAAACAAGCAGGAAGACAAATCGGGATAAAATAA